A single genomic interval of Sceloporus undulatus isolate JIND9_A2432 ecotype Alabama chromosome 2, SceUnd_v1.1, whole genome shotgun sequence harbors:
- the LOC121922995 gene encoding zinc finger protein 501-like, with the protein MTVELPSQLPPLCGGIDTLDVKSDQSPETVDKEPLMAAEEAWALLDPKEKALPKDVMERSDGTWASAGTPETGSDLVSCVEEEEGHFAKILEEGEEEKEDQLAKSSEEEKSKVDGNQNAEMNEKQMKKTETKPGQRSKSVGTETAVFYEISLLGESHKKMILDKKKQSSEQGNSFAQQLYLTEHGWIQTRKKTHQCSVCGRSFMKSSSLTLHQRIHTGKKAYQCSECGKIFTQSMSLKVHQRTHTGERPFECSECGKAFAHLVNLKVHLRIHTGEKPFECSDCGKAFSQSMSLKTHRRVHTGEKPFECPVCGRTFAHRINLKVHLRTHTGEKPFACSVCGKAFTQSMSLKTHLRIHTGEKPFECSECGKAFAHKTNVKVHQRTHTGQKLFESSESGKTFARRLNVKRRQRRHMLKETYECPDCGENFTQSMTLKLHQRIHMGAGHTSDLELYQGVLEEP; encoded by the exons AGTCCGGAGACTGTGGATAAGGAGCCTCTGATGGCAGCAGAGGAGGCGTGGGCTTTGCTGGATCCAAAAGAGAAGGCTCTGCCCAAAGACGTCATGGAGAGGAGCGATGGGACTTGGGCCTCTGCGG GGACTCCAGAGACTGGTTCTGACCTGGTCTCCtgtgtggaggaagaggaaggccacTTTGCAAAGAtcttggaggaaggagaggaggaaaaggaagatcaGTTAGCCAAGAGCTCTGAGGAAGAGAAATCAAAAG TTGATGGAAATCAGAACGCTGAAATGAATGAAAAGCAGATGAAGAAAACTGAGACAAAACCAGGACAGAGAAGCAAATCCGTTGGTACTGAAACAGCTGTCTTCTATGAAATTTCATTACTCGGAGAAAGTCATAAAAAGATGATTCTCGATAAAAAGAAGCAGTCCTCTGAGCAAGGAAATAGCTTTGCTCAGCAACTCTACCTTACCGAACATGGATGGAtccaaacaagaaagaaaacgCACCAGTGCTCAGTGTGTGGAAGAAGTTTCATGAAGAGCTCAAGTCTCACATTACACCAAAGAATTCACACTGGGAAGAAAGCATATCAGTGCTCAGAATGTGGGAAAATCTTCACTCAGAGCATGAGCCTTAAGGTGCaccaaagaactcacacaggagagaggcCCTTTGAATGCTCAGAATGTGGAAAGGCCTTCGCTCATCTTGTGAACCTTAAAGTACACctaagaatccacacaggagagaaaccctttgaATGCTCAGACTGTGGAAAGGCCTTCAGTCAGAGCATGAGCCTTAAAACACACCgaagagtccacacaggggagaaaccctttgAATGCCCAGTATGTGGAAGGACCTTCGCTCATCGTATAAACCTTAAAGTACACCTAAGAAcccacacgggagagaaaccaTTTGCATGCTCAGTATGTGGAAAGGCCTTCACTCAAAGCATGAGTCTTAAAACACACCTAAGAATCCACACGGGGGAGAAACCCTTTGAATGCTCAGAATGTGGAAAGGCCTTTGCTCATAAAACAAATGTTAAAGTACATCAAAGAACACACACAGGGCAGAAGCTCTTTGAAAGCTCAGAAAGTGGAAAGACCTTTGCTCGGAGGCTGAACGTTAAAAGACGCCAAAGACGTCACATGCTGAAGGAAACCTATGAGTGTCCAGATTGTGGGGAAAATTTCACCCAAAGCATGACTCTGAAGCTGCATCAACGGATTCACATGGGAGCAGGTCACACTTCAGACCTGGAGCTGTATCAAGGAGTTTTGGAGGAGCCATAG